The nucleotide sequence AACTCTTTCATCTTTTAGGAGCAATTTAACCATTTCTAAATTTCCCCTTTGACTTGCCACTCTAAGCGCTCGATTATTGCGAGTACTAGGATCTACTCTTCCATCTTTTAAAAGCACCTCAAGCACTTCTACAGACTCTTGCATAACTGCATCCTCGATGGCCAAATCATCGATAGCGACGATTCTTTCATTTTGTAAAAGCATTCTAAGCGCTTCTGCATGGCCGTTCGAAACTGCCATCTTAATAATATTGGCCGATTCATTAACGGGAACCCCTCTCCCATCTTTTAAAAACGCCTTAATGACTTCCTCATGCCCTTTGGACATTGCAGACCAAAAGGCATCATGATCATTAACAGCAGGATCTACTCTTTCATCTTGTAAAAGTATTTTCACGACTTCCGCATGGCCATTTTGGCTAGCCAATCTAATCGCTTCCTGATTATTAGCAGTAGGGTCCACTCTTTTATCTTGTAAAAGTATTTTCACGACTTCCGCATGGCCATTTTGGCTAGCCAATCTAATCGCTTCCTGATTATTGGCAGTAGGGTCCACTCTTTTATCTTTTAAAAGCCCTTTTACGACTTCTGCATGGCCATTTTGACTGGCCAATCTAATCGCTTCCTGATTATTAGCGGTAGGGTCCGCTCTTTTATCTTCTAAAAGTACCTTAAGTACCTCTGCATGGCCGCCTTGACTGGCATTAATAATGGCTTGATTATTATCTTTAGAGAGATCTAATTCCTCATTTTTGAGCAACTTTCTAATGGTTTGCACACTGCCAATTTTGGCTGCAATTGCCACGCTTTGATTGCTAAAAATGTCTTTTTTAAACGAATCATTTCCAATTAAAGAAAACTCCCGGGAAAGTTGTATAATAGTGCGTTGATCTTCCGGCTTGTCTATATGAGAAAGAATAGAAAAAATCATCTCCATTGGAAATTCAGACAATTGAGATAAACCCCTTGTTAAAAAAGAATTTTTTTCGATTTCCTTTTTGGGAGAAACTCCCTCCTCATTTTTAATAAGGGGTCTATTGGGATCATAAAAGGGAAAATTTTGTGAAGAGGAAGATATAGGCATTGTTTATTTCCTTAAAGCCCATCAAAAAAACTTCTAAAGGCTTGAATTCGAATTCTTTTCCCTAGAAGATCCTCGTGTTCCCTAGGCAATATGGGTTTAATAGGATAGGGAGCAAAGCGTCTACTAGGAGAAAATAATTTTAAATGCAAGCCATTATAAATTATTTGATAGTTGTTTAGAGATTAATTAAATTAATTAAAACATAATATTAACAAATAAAGTTAAATTTCATCATTAAACCATTAATATTATTCTCTTTACAAATTACACTTTCATCAATTTCACATCAAAAATCAAATATTCATTTAAAAACTAGATTTAAAATCAAATAAATCTTTTATTTTTATTATAAATCTAAACCAATTTAAACAAACATAATTATTTAGCACAAATTGATTAATAAAAAAGCACATGAATTAATTTGTATTTAAAATATTTTTTAGATAAATGATAATAGTTTACATTTGAAATTATTTTCTCCCTATCCTATTAAACCCATATTGCCTAGGGAACACGAAGGATCTTCTAGGGGAAAAGAATGCGAATCTTCCCTCCTCAT is from Candidatus Protochlamydia phocaeensis and encodes:
- a CDS encoding ankyrin repeat domain-containing protein gives rise to the protein MPISSSSQNFPFYDPNRPLIKNEEGVSPKKEIEKNSFLTRGLSQLSEFPMEMIFSILSHIDKPEDQRTIIQLSREFSLIGNDSFKKDIFSNQSVAIAAKIGSVQTIRKLLKNEELDLSKDNNQAIINASQGGHAEVLKVLLEDKRADPTANNQEAIRLASQNGHAEVVKGLLKDKRVDPTANNQEAIRLASQNGHAEVVKILLQDKRVDPTANNQEAIRLASQNGHAEVVKILLQDERVDPAVNDHDAFWSAMSKGHEEVIKAFLKDGRGVPVNESANIIKMAVSNGHAEALRMLLQNERIVAIDDLAIEDAVMQESVEVLEVLLKDGRVDPSTRNNRALRVASQRGNLEMVKLLLKDERVDPTANKNQAIKWASEEGHNAIVEELLKDDRVKASWNPDR